A DNA window from Impatiens glandulifera chromosome 7, dImpGla2.1, whole genome shotgun sequence contains the following coding sequences:
- the LOC124945601 gene encoding probable protein S-acyltransferase 7, which produces MDDVNPPRQGSNSSGGRVPDRMEMIRVYQAWKGSNRFLMGGRFVFGPDARSIFMTISLIVIPIAVFCVFVAKNLMDDFPHHLGILIMVVPIVFTFWDLLLLLLTSARDPGIVPRNLCPPEPEVIEGITEAVTGQPLPLRLPRVKEVQVNGITVKVKYCDTCMLYRPPRCSHCSICNNCVERFDHHCPWVGQCIGQRNYRFYFLFVLSTTLLCLYIFAFCWVYIRRIMDSKDISIWKAMAKTPASIVLIAYTFLSFWFVGGLTMFHLYLISTNQSTYENFRYRYDRRENPYNKGIINNFKEVFCTSIPESKNKFRRKVMREPEIRTGSMSGSFSGSYVRKAFGGDLEMGSKPVWDDATSNDDDLERHAIQNDSACKKDGKFDNESCSDDPSRDHLKQNLAQPINDVWGISGSWVTPPSEDLNRSRNFGLASEPRMDRNS; this is translated from the exons ATGGACGACGTGAATCCCCCTCGTCAGGGATCCAATTCTTCAGGAGGAAGAGTACCCGATAGAATGGAGATGATCCGAGTTTATCAGGCCTGGAAAGGCAGTAAC AGATTTCTCATGGGAGGTAGATTTGTATTTGGACCGGACGCAAGATCAATCTTCATGACCATATCTCTCATCGTTATCCCTATTGCCGTATTTTGTGTGTTTGTTGCCAAAAATCTCATGGATGATTTCCCCCACCATTTAGGAATATTAATCATGGTTGTGCCCATTGTCTTCACATTTTGG GActtgttacttcttttgttgACATCAGCAAGAGATCCTGGCATTGTTCCACGTAATCTGTGTCCACCTGAACCTGAAGTTATTGAAGGAATTACAGAAGCTGTGACTGGTCAACCATTACCATTGCGTTTGCCTCGGGTTAAGGAGGTACAAGTCAATGGGATAACTGTGAAGGTTAAATACTGTGACACTTGCATGCTTTATCGGCCTCCTCGTTGCTCACACTGTTCAATATGTAATAACTGCGTCGAAAGGTTTGACCATCACTGCCCCTGGGTTGGACAATGCATTGGACAG AGGAATTACAGGTTCTACTTCTTGTTTGTCCTGTCAACCACTCTTCTCTGCCTTTACATATTTGCATTCTGCTGGGTTTACATCAGAAGGATTATGGATAGTAAAGATATATCGATTTGGAAAGCCATGGCTAAGACGCCTGCCTCCATTGTCCTAATCGCTTACACGTTTCTCTCTTTCTGGTTTGTTGGTGGCCTTACTATGTTCCATCTTTATCTCATCAGCACAAACCAG TCTACTTATGAAAATTTTAGATACCGGTATGATAGAAGGGAGAACCCATATAACAAAGGGATTATTAACAACTTTAAAGAGGTCTTCTGCACTAGTATTCCTGAATCCAAGAACAAATTTAGGAGAAAAGTTATGAGAGAGCCAGAAATACGCACAGGCTCAATGAGTGGTAGCTTTTCTGGTTCCTATGTTCGAAAAGCATTTGGTGGTGACCTGGAAATGGGAAGTAAACCTGTTTGGGATGATGCCACTAGTAACGATGATGATCTTGAACGACATGCAATTCAGAATGATTCTGCTTGCAAGAAAGATGGTAAGTTTGATAACGAGTCCTGTTCTGATGATCCAAGCCGAGATCATTTGAAACAGAACTTGGCACAACCAATTAATGATGTATGGGGAATAAGTGGTAGTTGGGTTACACCGCCTTCAGAGGACTTGAACAGAAGCAGAAACTTCGGTTTGGCATCCGAACCGCGGATGGACAGAAATTCTTGA
- the LOC124910280 gene encoding NAC domain-containing protein 83-like, which translates to MDSKLNFVKDGALHLPPGFRFQPTEEEIVFQYLTRKTYSHPLPASVIPEINNIRNFNPWDLPGDQEQDRYFFSNASEVATSYKKRNKSKGSVGSGYWKTTGIEKKIDYVGKKQYPIMGMRRTFIFHGGRKTGDEWFMHEYRLSDSKTQLGNWVLCHVFIKQTSINENDNDENTILSDENESNGVYDLHTNFMAKTPYVTPTSPTSSCSSSSRGNHMIADVTSHAKYFVDDQDESSSCGHGPHGYDHSSTFGDY; encoded by the exons ATGGACTCCAAACTCAACTTTGTAAAAGATGGAGCTTTACATTTACCTCCAGGATTCAGATTCCAACCCACAGAAGAGGAAATAGTTTTTCAATACCTCACCCGAAAAACATACTCTCATCCTTTACCCGCCTCGGTTATCCCCGAAATCAACAATATACGCAATTTCAACCCTTGGGATCTGCCAG GCGATCAAGAGCAAGACCGGTATTTCTTTAGCAATGCATCGGAAGTAGCTACTAGTTACAAGAAACGAAACAAATCGAAAGGGAGTGTGGGATCCGGATATTGGAAAACAACGGGCATAGAGAAGAAAATTGATTATGTCGGAAAAAAACAATATCCTATAATGGGAATGAGGAGGACATTTATTTTTCATGGAGGTAGAAAAACCGGGGATGAATGGTTTATGCATGAATATCGTCTTTCTGATTCGAAAACTCAA CTTGGAAATTGGGTATTATGTCACGTATTCATAAAACAAACGAGCATTAATGAAAATGACAATGACGAAAATACTATACTTTCCGATGAAAATGAGAGTAATGGGGTTTACGATTTGCACACAAATTTTATGGCAAAGACACCATACGTGACACCTACTAGCCCAACGTCCTCATGTTCATCTTCGTCTCGAGGAAATCATATGATAGCCGATGTTACCTCACACGCAAAGTATTTTGTTGATGATCAAGATGAAAGTTCGAGTTGTGGTCATGGACCTCATGGTTATGATCATTCATCAACATTTGGAGATTATTGA